In Candidatus Melainabacteria bacterium RIFOXYA2_FULL_32_9, the sequence TCAACAGGGTGGTAGCTTCCATCGAAAAGCACTACTTGAATTCCTACCGTAGGATATCCTGCAAGAACACCTTCTTGCATTGCTTCTCTTATACCTGATTCTACGGCTGGGATGTATTGTCTTGGAATAGCTCCGCCTACAACTTTATCAATAAATTCCATATCTTTATTTTTATCAATTGAGTGAAGCTCAATCCAGCAATCACCATACTGCCCTTTACCACCGGATTGTTTTTTATATTTGCCTTGAACCTTGGCGTCACTTGTAATTGTTTCTTTATATGGGATTTTTGGTGTTTCAAGTATTACTTCTACGCCAAATTTTCTCTTTAATTTTTCAATAGCAACATCTAAATGTACTTGTCCCATACCGGAAAGAATGATTTCTTTCGTTTGTAAATCCCTTGATACTTGAAGTGTTGGATCTTCTTCCATTAACCTTTTAAGACTTGATTGGATTTTATCTTCATCACCCTTACTTTTTGGCTTTATAGCAAAAGATATAACTGGAGCCGGTTGTGAAATAGCCGGAATAGTTACAGGATTTTTTTCATCACTAAAACTATCACCTGTATGGGAATCTTTTAGTTTTGCTACGGCAATTATGTCACCTGCAACCGCTTTTGCTGTTGGTTCTTGTTTTTTACCAACTAGGTGCAGCATTTGACCAACTCTTTCCTTTGCTTTCTTGGTTGAATTATATATGTTGGTATCAGAGTTAATTTCTCCGGAAAATACTCTCATTATTGTTAGCTGGCCGGCATATGGATCTGCAATTGTTTTAAATACGAGAGCTGCTAATGGTTCAGAAGATGCGGGTTCTCTTGTTTGTTCGGATCCATCAGCTTTTTTTACTTTAATTGCTCCTTTTTCGATAGGAGATGGCATATAATCAGCAATAAAATTAAGGATTTGATGAACTCCAACATTCTTTGTTGCTGCTCCGAACATTACAGGAGTAATTTGTCTATTTAATATGCCTTTTTTAAGAGCTGAAGTGATTTCTTCTTCTGTTAAATCAGCTCCTTCAAGATATTTTTCTAAAGTTGCATCATCGCATTCAACTATTGATTCTAAAGTTGCTTCTCTCATAGATTCAGCTTCAGCTTTTAGTTCAGCA encodes:
- a CDS encoding translation elongation factor G; translated protein: MSNYDTSDIRNVGLVSHVGTGKTSLADAMLFSAGQNTRLGKVDTETSLMDFEPEEVKRRTTISSSIASFNWKKARINLIDTPGGANFVADARNSLQGMDSAIIVIDAIDGLKLQSIKLIKQAQELELPLCVFINKLERENANYKTVIDKLNSTFEGKPVLLQLPIGQESSFKGVIDLLKMKALIFELNESGKFTEQDIPAELKAEAESMREATLESIVECDDATLEKYLEGADLTEEEITSALKKGILNRQITPVMFGAATKNVGVHQILNFIADYMPSPIEKGAIKVKKADGSEQTREPASSEPLAALVFKTIADPYAGQLTIMRVFSGEINSDTNIYNSTKKAKERVGQMLHLVGKKQEPTAKAVAGDIIAVAKLKDSHTGDSFSDEKNPVTIPAISQPAPVISFAIKPKSKGDEDKIQSSLKRLMEEDPTLQVSRDLQTKEIILSGMGQVHLDVAIEKLKRKFGVEVILETPKIPYKETITSDAKVQGKYKKQSGGKGQYGDCWIELHSIDKNKDMEFIDKVVGGAIPRQYIPAVESGIREAMQEGVLAGYPTVGIQVVLFDGSYHPVDSSEMAFKVAGSMAFKKAAAEARPVLLEPVMHVEITVPEENVGDIMGDLNSRRGRMQGVEAEGATQTVKAQIPMAEMLKYAPDLNSMTSGAGIFTMEFSHYEEVPAHLAQKIIEENKTTKETTAK